One segment of Paenibacillus rhizovicinus DNA contains the following:
- a CDS encoding DUF2232 domain-containing protein, producing MKTGVKSMLWSAAALLLLLAIVVPLMNVLAAAVMMVPVVILYTKLSRRSFVIHMAVVYAIGTVVLGPSALIVGLFFLIPSIVMGHLYRKGVPARKVLTAVMLTLLGESLLQLVLADLLFDFSLIHEIRMTITDTIDSLNSEGLMPNTWTAEVTESYIQNLIHSIPLALIVVSFLFTVIAHAIAGRALRASGLAIPKLQAPHKWMLPRIFVLYYLIVLLVDMAVPNSGTSFMTVTLHNLVPLMQLTLSIQAMGFFFFIANERKWNKAIPVLLSVVVAVFPPFSLIGVLDVAFPIRRAFKKS from the coding sequence TTGAAAACCGGTGTGAAATCGATGCTTTGGAGCGCCGCGGCATTGCTGCTGCTGCTTGCCATCGTAGTACCGCTCATGAACGTGCTTGCCGCCGCCGTCATGATGGTGCCTGTAGTAATCTTGTATACGAAGTTGTCGAGGCGGTCTTTTGTCATTCACATGGCCGTCGTTTACGCAATCGGAACTGTTGTTTTGGGGCCAAGCGCTTTAATCGTCGGCTTGTTTTTCTTGATTCCGTCCATCGTCATGGGGCATCTGTACCGCAAAGGGGTTCCGGCGCGTAAGGTGCTGACGGCTGTCATGCTGACGCTGCTTGGCGAATCGCTGCTGCAGCTGGTGCTTGCCGATCTGTTGTTTGATTTCTCGCTGATCCATGAGATCCGCATGACCATCACGGATACGATCGACAGCTTGAACAGCGAGGGACTGATGCCGAACACATGGACGGCGGAAGTAACGGAGTCCTATATTCAGAATTTGATTCATTCTATTCCTTTGGCGCTCATTGTCGTGTCGTTCCTCTTCACCGTTATTGCGCACGCCATTGCGGGAAGGGCGCTTCGCGCGTCGGGTCTTGCCATTCCGAAATTGCAGGCGCCTCACAAATGGATGCTGCCGCGAATCTTCGTCCTGTATTATTTAATCGTTCTTCTCGTGGACATGGCCGTACCGAATAGTGGAACATCGTTCATGACGGTCACGCTTCATAACCTGGTGCCCCTGATGCAGCTGACGTTATCCATTCAGGCGATGGGCTTCTTCTTCTTCATCGCGAATGAACGCAAATGGAATAAAGCGATTCCGGTCCTCTTGTCCGTCGTCGTCGCGGTCTTCCCGCCGTTTAGCTTAATCGGAGTACTGGACGTGGCGTTCCCGATTCGAAGAGCGTTTAAGAAATCGTAA
- a CDS encoding single-stranded DNA-binding protein, with the protein MLNRVILIGRLTRDPEMRYTPAGVAVTQFTLAVDRPFSSGGQGGEREREADFIPIVTWRQLAETCANYLRKGRLAAVEGRIQVRNYENNEGKRVYVTEVIADNVRFLESANRDNGPREDGGNYGGGQGGQGGGNYGGGGQGGGFGGNSGGSQGGGGRSGGTPRNNNGRDPFSDDGRPIDISEDDLPF; encoded by the coding sequence ATGTTGAACCGCGTTATTCTCATCGGTAGATTAACAAGGGATCCTGAAATGCGCTATACGCCTGCAGGCGTTGCGGTAACGCAATTTACGCTTGCGGTGGATCGTCCGTTTTCGAGCGGAGGCCAAGGTGGAGAACGCGAACGTGAAGCGGATTTCATTCCGATCGTCACGTGGCGTCAGTTAGCTGAAACTTGCGCCAATTATTTGCGCAAAGGCCGCTTAGCAGCGGTCGAGGGTCGTATCCAGGTACGGAATTACGAGAACAACGAAGGCAAGCGCGTCTACGTGACGGAAGTTATTGCCGATAACGTACGGTTCTTGGAGTCCGCTAACCGGGACAATGGTCCGCGTGAAGATGGCGGCAATTACGGCGGCGGCCAAGGTGGTCAAGGCGGCGGAAACTACGGCGGAGGCGGCCAAGGCGGCGGCTTCGGCGGTAACAGCGGCGGTTCTCAAGGTGGCGGCGGACGTTCAGGAGGCACACCTCGGAACAACAACGGCCGTGATCCATTCTCGGATGACGGGCGCCCGATCGATATATCGGAAGATGATTTGCCATTCTAA
- a CDS encoding substrate-binding domain-containing protein translates to MKRVKLLAIMMLLIALPLATSCARTKELQSSSSADRRSVALIVKDRSGEFWTTVRLGAEAAAKEFNIDLKFDGTDSDSDWEAQAALTERYVAYGANAVVLAAADYEKLAGTVEAVERRGVQVVAIESEIHSSKTRSFIGIDNYEAGRQAARKMIELAGNQAGLHVIGDVRGNRNAMQRVKGITDEAAAAGMKITDTVYCASTTNACKADIQKLLKRVTNEGQAEGILALNAATSSEAARQLDQMGLAGRVKLVGFDNAEEELEWLQEGVIQATVIQNPFSMGYLGVKTAVQAMDHQQVNRRIDTGTKVIDAENMFWSDNQKMLFPFVQ, encoded by the coding sequence ATGAAACGGGTAAAACTGCTGGCTATCATGATGCTCCTGATCGCGCTGCCGTTGGCAACGTCTTGCGCGCGCACGAAAGAGCTGCAATCTTCGTCGTCGGCGGACAGGAGAAGCGTGGCATTAATCGTGAAAGATCGGTCAGGCGAGTTTTGGACGACGGTACGTCTCGGCGCGGAAGCGGCGGCGAAGGAGTTCAATATCGACCTCAAGTTCGACGGTACCGATAGCGACTCCGATTGGGAGGCCCAAGCTGCCCTGACCGAGCGTTATGTGGCCTATGGCGCGAATGCAGTCGTGCTTGCCGCGGCCGATTACGAGAAGCTGGCCGGAACCGTTGAAGCGGTGGAACGCCGCGGCGTTCAGGTCGTCGCGATTGAGTCGGAAATCCACTCTTCGAAGACGCGAAGCTTTATCGGCATCGACAATTACGAAGCGGGCCGACAGGCAGCGCGCAAGATGATCGAGCTGGCGGGAAATCAGGCAGGCTTGCATGTCATCGGCGACGTGCGGGGGAATCGGAATGCCATGCAGCGCGTGAAGGGCATTACGGACGAGGCGGCTGCTGCCGGTATGAAAATCACGGATACCGTCTACTGCGCTTCTACGACGAACGCTTGCAAAGCGGACATACAGAAGCTGTTGAAGCGGGTAACGAACGAAGGGCAAGCGGAAGGCATCTTGGCGCTGAATGCCGCAACCTCCTCGGAGGCCGCCAGACAATTGGATCAAATGGGGCTGGCCGGCCGCGTCAAGCTGGTCGGATTCGATAATGCCGAGGAAGAGCTGGAATGGCTGCAGGAGGGCGTTATACAGGCGACTGTCATTCAAAATCCGTTCAGCATGGGATACCTGGGCGTCAAAACGGCGGTTCAAGCGATGGACCATCAACAAGTCAATCGGAGAATCGATACGGGAACGAAAGTAATCGATGCGGAGAATATGTTCTGGTCGGACAATCAGAAGATGCTGTTCCCGTTCGTGCAATAG
- a CDS encoding sugar ABC transporter ATP-binding protein, translating into MKGISKSFPGVRALDNVTLQLRPGTVHALMGENGAGKSTLMKCLFGMYTPDEGEIVMNGEKLLLPNSKAALNNGIAMIHQELHPIPRRNVMENIWLGRYPMRNYGLFKLIDGAKLHRDTVELFKQLEMDINPKTIVGTMSVSKVQSLEIAKAVSYNAKVIIMDEPTSSLTGNEVEQLFRIIDQLKKRGCAIVYISHKMEEILRISDDVTIMRDGKKIGTWAASELTTDLIISRMVGRDLTERYPERTNVPGKTLLKVDKLTSPIEKSFKNVSFELREGEILGVGGLVGAQRTELIEALFGLRAIQSGTISLRDKAINIRQPIDAIRHKLALLTEERRVTGIFPVLSVLENTVIASQKNYEQFGLLNDAERRKVAEQGVERLRTKTPSVKTQIRYLSGGNQQKVLLSRWLLTDPDILLLDEPTRGIDVGAKYEIYSIIAELAKQGKSIIMISSEMPELLGMSDRIMVMCEGRMTGIVDGKTATEEEIMRLAAQHTA; encoded by the coding sequence ATGAAAGGCATATCCAAGTCGTTTCCCGGCGTTCGTGCCCTCGATAACGTAACGCTGCAGCTGCGTCCGGGAACGGTGCACGCGCTGATGGGCGAGAACGGAGCGGGTAAATCGACGCTCATGAAATGCCTGTTCGGCATGTATACCCCGGATGAAGGGGAAATCGTCATGAACGGCGAGAAGCTGCTGCTGCCGAATTCGAAAGCTGCGCTGAACAACGGCATCGCCATGATTCATCAGGAGCTGCATCCGATTCCAAGACGAAACGTGATGGAGAACATTTGGCTGGGCCGCTACCCGATGCGAAACTATGGATTGTTCAAGCTGATCGACGGCGCGAAGCTGCACCGCGATACCGTGGAACTGTTCAAGCAGCTGGAGATGGATATTAACCCGAAGACGATCGTCGGCACGATGTCCGTATCCAAGGTGCAATCGCTTGAAATCGCCAAGGCGGTATCCTATAACGCCAAGGTCATCATTATGGACGAGCCGACCTCATCGCTCACGGGCAACGAGGTAGAGCAGCTCTTCCGGATTATCGACCAGTTGAAGAAACGCGGATGTGCAATCGTTTACATTTCGCACAAGATGGAAGAAATCCTGCGCATCTCCGACGATGTCACGATCATGCGCGACGGCAAGAAAATCGGTACTTGGGCAGCCTCCGAGCTGACGACGGATTTAATTATTTCCCGCATGGTCGGACGCGATCTGACCGAGCGCTACCCGGAACGGACGAATGTGCCGGGCAAAACATTGCTTAAAGTCGACAAGCTTACTTCTCCGATCGAAAAGTCGTTCAAGAACGTTTCGTTCGAGCTTCGCGAAGGCGAAATCCTCGGAGTCGGCGGTCTTGTCGGCGCACAGCGAACCGAGCTGATCGAAGCGCTGTTCGGACTTCGCGCCATTCAATCCGGCACCATCTCGCTGCGGGATAAAGCCATAAATATCCGACAGCCGATCGATGCCATCCGCCATAAGCTGGCGCTGCTAACCGAAGAACGTCGCGTAACCGGCATTTTTCCCGTACTGTCGGTACTTGAGAATACAGTCATTGCCAGTCAGAAGAACTACGAACAATTCGGCCTCTTAAACGATGCAGAGCGACGCAAGGTTGCCGAGCAAGGCGTCGAGCGGCTGCGGACGAAGACGCCTTCCGTTAAGACGCAAATCCGGTACCTGTCGGGCGGCAATCAACAGAAGGTGCTGCTGTCGCGCTGGCTGCTTACCGATCCGGACATTCTGCTGCTCGATGAACCGACGCGCGGCATCGACGTCGGCGCCAAGTACGAAATTTATTCCATCATTGCAGAATTGGCTAAACAGGGCAAAAGCATCATTATGATTTCATCCGAAATGCCCGAACTGCTCGGCATGTCCGACCGAATCATGGTCATGTGCGAGGGCCGGATGACGGGCATCGTCGACGGAAAGACGGCGACCGAGGAAGAAATCATGCGGCTGGCCGCCCAACATACGGCTTAA
- a CDS encoding cache domain-containing sensor histidine kinase produces the protein MKRRLRFRMYQFKSIQFLIAVSFTVMTVVVVFFVSAVLYDKFDRTAANNASISNQQVVFQVANYVNSYIRNMATLFNSVDSNIRAAGGEVTNKQMLDQLNTIFGTRDDLVSFALFTVDGKRLLALPAAEMRSNTNLKSQSWFQSAIENPNHLSFSIPHVQNLFKGEYKWVVSMSKGIKLIVDGKQINAVLLVDVNFKRIDDLSRSVQLGQKGYVYIIDESAGNIIYHPQQQLIYAGLKYENVEQALKYTFGSYFDDSTGEDRLITIQTVSNVGWKIVGVSYMDEIITTRRTITGFLAWLLGAVLVFVLLMTWYLSAKISQPIKWLEQSMRLVERGRFDIHIPVRGNDEVGRLSRRFNLMVNRIRELMEENTREQEMKRKSELEVLQSQIHPHFLYNTLNSVVRLAGTGKTVEVITMITSLSKFFRISLSKGQHIISVADELEHIRNYLVIQSMRYKNKFDFTIEAEDKALNCRTIKLILQPIVENAIYHGIEPGVDEGRIAISASIIEGSLRLRVQDDGVGIPPDKLAGLLEPGGAQSDDPGSGIGIRNVHERIRLHFGDAYGLRIESEREEGTTVDIWLPCLTEEERA, from the coding sequence ATGAAGCGAAGACTCCGATTCCGCATGTATCAGTTCAAGAGTATTCAGTTTCTGATCGCCGTTTCGTTCACCGTGATGACCGTGGTCGTCGTTTTCTTCGTCAGTGCGGTACTCTACGACAAGTTCGACCGTACGGCAGCCAATAATGCGTCGATCTCCAATCAGCAAGTTGTCTTTCAAGTCGCGAACTACGTCAATAGCTACATTCGGAATATGGCTACGTTATTCAACTCGGTCGACAGCAATATCCGGGCAGCGGGAGGAGAGGTAACGAACAAGCAGATGCTGGACCAGCTGAACACGATATTCGGGACGCGCGATGACCTGGTCTCATTTGCCCTGTTCACCGTCGACGGTAAACGGCTGCTCGCATTACCGGCGGCCGAGATGCGGTCGAATACGAATCTGAAGAGTCAAAGCTGGTTTCAATCCGCGATCGAAAATCCGAACCACCTCAGCTTCTCCATCCCGCATGTGCAAAATTTATTCAAAGGCGAATACAAGTGGGTCGTATCGATGAGCAAAGGCATCAAGCTGATCGTAGACGGCAAGCAGATCAACGCCGTTCTTCTCGTCGACGTGAATTTCAAGCGAATTGACGATCTGTCACGGAGCGTGCAATTGGGGCAGAAGGGATACGTTTATATCATTGACGAATCGGCAGGCAACATTATCTACCATCCGCAGCAGCAGCTGATCTATGCGGGGCTTAAATACGAGAATGTCGAGCAGGCGCTGAAATATACGTTCGGCAGCTATTTCGACGACTCTACCGGCGAGGACCGGCTGATTACGATTCAAACCGTCAGCAACGTTGGCTGGAAAATCGTCGGCGTTTCCTACATGGATGAGATCATCACGACGCGCAGGACAATCACCGGCTTCCTTGCCTGGCTGCTCGGGGCGGTGCTCGTATTCGTTCTGCTTATGACATGGTACCTGTCGGCGAAGATATCGCAGCCGATCAAATGGCTGGAGCAATCGATGAGGCTCGTGGAAAGGGGCCGGTTCGACATCCATATACCCGTTCGGGGAAACGACGAGGTGGGGAGGCTGTCGCGAAGGTTCAACCTGATGGTGAACCGCATTCGCGAGCTGATGGAGGAGAATACCCGCGAGCAGGAAATGAAGCGGAAGAGCGAGCTCGAAGTGCTGCAGTCGCAAATTCATCCGCATTTCTTGTACAACACGCTTAATTCGGTCGTCCGGCTGGCTGGGACGGGCAAGACCGTCGAGGTCATTACGATGATTACGTCGCTGTCGAAATTCTTCCGCATCAGCTTGTCGAAGGGGCAGCACATCATCTCGGTGGCAGACGAGCTGGAGCATATCCGGAATTACTTGGTCATCCAGAGCATGCGGTACAAAAACAAGTTCGATTTTACGATCGAAGCGGAAGACAAGGCGCTGAACTGCAGAACGATCAAGCTGATTCTCCAGCCGATCGTCGAGAACGCGATTTATCATGGCATCGAGCCTGGCGTCGACGAAGGGCGCATCGCGATTTCCGCGAGCATCATCGAGGGCAGTCTCCGCCTGCGCGTGCAGGACGACGGCGTCGGCATTCCGCCGGACAAGCTTGCAGGTCTGCTGGAACCGGGAGGCGCGCAATCGGACGACCCTGGCAGCGGAATCGGAATCCGTAATGTGCATGAGCGGATTCGGCTTCATTTTGGCGACGCGTACGGGCTGCGAATCGAGAGCGAACGCGAAGAGGGAACGACAGTGGATATTTGGCTTCCCTGCCTGACAGAGGAGGAGAGAGCATGA
- a CDS encoding YjzC family protein has product MGEWTEFRPGDRAPNDGTYIEIGEASFHMGVNSPKKVHLNKGDQFPDTSNKDRKWKRMH; this is encoded by the coding sequence ATGGGCGAATGGACGGAATTCCGGCCGGGCGATCGTGCGCCTAATGACGGAACGTATATTGAGATCGGCGAGGCATCGTTCCATATGGGCGTGAACAGTCCGAAGAAAGTGCATCTGAACAAAGGCGATCAGTTTCCCGACACGTCGAACAAGGATCGCAAGTGGAAACGAATGCATTAA
- the rpsF gene encoding 30S ribosomal protein S6 has translation MRKYEVMYIIRPETEQESVQALTEKFQAIIGNGGEITKHDVIGKRRLAYEINKVRDGIYVLVHFNATPEVVNELDRVMKITDEVIRFLITKDVA, from the coding sequence ATGCGCAAATACGAAGTGATGTACATCATTCGTCCGGAAACGGAACAAGAGTCGGTCCAAGCACTGACTGAAAAGTTCCAAGCAATCATCGGAAACGGCGGAGAGATCACTAAGCATGACGTGATCGGCAAGCGCCGCCTTGCGTATGAGATCAATAAGGTTCGTGACGGTATTTACGTTCTCGTTCATTTCAATGCAACTCCAGAAGTTGTTAATGAACTTGACCGCGTCATGAAAATTACGGATGAAGTTATCCGTTTCCTGATCACGAAAGATGTAGCTTAA
- the mglC gene encoding galactose/methyl galactoside ABC transporter permease MglC: MNANLKRLNTVLTEYAIYIVLVVLIIGITIYDPSFLSVSSLTNILHQNATKAIIALGAAFILITGGTDLSAGRVVGFSAVISASMLQMADYPQKFFPHMKELPIIVPIVAAVVVGLLVGLVNGFVVSKLKVPPFIATLGTMVIVYGANSLYFDMPPNKSQPIGGLRHSFTDLGTGYIGIGSFHLSYIVIVAIVVALICWVIFNKTRLGKNMYAIGGNAQAAHVSGINVGRNLLAIYAIAGALYGLAGVLEAAKSGGASNNYGNMYELDAIAACVVGGVSTAGGIGTVPGVMAGVMIFGVINYGLTFVGVSPYYQLIIKGLIIVGAVAIDIRKYLAKK, encoded by the coding sequence ATGAACGCCAATTTGAAGAGACTGAATACGGTATTGACGGAGTATGCGATCTACATCGTGCTCGTCGTGCTGATCATCGGAATTACGATATATGATCCTTCATTTCTATCTGTAAGCTCGCTTACGAATATTTTGCATCAGAACGCAACCAAAGCAATCATTGCCCTAGGGGCAGCCTTCATTCTGATTACAGGCGGAACCGACTTGTCTGCGGGCCGCGTCGTCGGATTCTCCGCGGTCATCTCGGCATCCATGCTGCAGATGGCGGACTACCCGCAGAAGTTCTTCCCGCATATGAAGGAGCTTCCGATCATCGTCCCGATCGTGGCGGCCGTTGTAGTCGGCTTGCTCGTCGGCTTGGTAAACGGATTCGTCGTCTCGAAGCTGAAAGTACCGCCGTTCATCGCAACCCTGGGAACGATGGTTATCGTATACGGCGCCAACTCGCTGTACTTCGATATGCCGCCGAATAAATCGCAGCCGATCGGCGGCTTGCGCCATTCCTTTACGGATCTGGGCACGGGATACATCGGCATCGGATCGTTCCATCTGTCTTACATTGTCATTGTCGCGATCGTGGTTGCGCTTATCTGCTGGGTCATCTTCAATAAAACGCGGCTTGGCAAGAATATGTACGCAATCGGCGGCAACGCGCAAGCGGCCCACGTATCCGGCATCAACGTCGGACGCAATCTGCTCGCGATCTACGCGATCGCAGGCGCATTGTACGGGCTCGCCGGCGTGCTTGAAGCCGCAAAGTCGGGCGGCGCTTCGAATAACTACGGCAACATGTACGAATTGGATGCCATCGCGGCTTGCGTCGTCGGCGGCGTGTCCACGGCCGGCGGTATCGGCACAGTGCCAGGCGTCATGGCCGGCGTAATGATCTTCGGCGTCATCAATTACGGCCTTACGTTCGTTGGCGTTAGCCCGTATTACCAATTGATTATTAAAGGCTTGATCATCGTCGGCGCGGTTGCGATCGATATTCGTAAATATCTGGCCAAGAAATAA
- the rpsR gene encoding 30S ribosomal protein S18 gives MSFKQRDGGDERPERKFGGRKGRNKRRKVCFFTANKITHIDYKDTDLLRKFISERGKILPRRVTGTSAKYQRLLTIAIKRSRQVALLPYTTE, from the coding sequence ATGAGCTTCAAACAAAGAGATGGTGGCGACGAGCGTCCAGAACGCAAATTCGGCGGTCGTAAAGGCCGTAACAAACGCCGTAAAGTATGTTTCTTCACAGCTAACAAAATTACGCACATTGACTATAAAGATACGGACCTGCTTCGTAAATTTATCAGCGAGCGCGGCAAAATCTTGCCACGTCGTGTAACTGGAACTAGCGCGAAGTACCAACGCCTGCTGACGATCGCTATCAAGCGTTCGCGTCAAGTTGCGCTGTTGCCTTACACAACGGAATAG
- a CDS encoding LCP family protein, with translation MTRPRRKRSYKWLAALLILVIAGGAAGYYNRSALALWGFDTFLSDSVEKKLEKSYKPIEGREPVVTTYKKEQPFSLLLLGVDQRDKEIGRSDTMIYTVVRPIDGSMLMVSIPRDTYVAIVGKKTKAGKQWEDKITHAYAFGGAKMSVESVEKLFGAPVNHYATINFKGFRDVIDAMGGISLPITEDLVNDDADHEKFVVKAGKDVYNGTEALNYVRYREDAGGDTSRAGRHQVFLNAIMNKASNVSQWTKIPQLMDIMGDNFSTDLTPEHMIDLAKGMLQSDNRTIYSHTLKGEGHRKTAHGAWYYFADEEDLAKTDALIAAWLNPAVTKAELPLPEEYQAKVKKPVSSLSAKSTATGASAKK, from the coding sequence ATGACGAGACCCAGAAGAAAACGAAGCTATAAATGGCTGGCGGCATTGCTTATTCTTGTTATCGCGGGCGGGGCAGCGGGGTATTACAACCGCAGCGCGCTGGCGTTATGGGGGTTCGATACGTTTCTATCGGACAGCGTGGAGAAGAAACTGGAGAAGTCGTACAAACCGATCGAGGGCCGCGAGCCGGTCGTCACGACCTATAAGAAGGAGCAGCCGTTCTCGCTGCTGCTGCTGGGGGTCGATCAGCGGGACAAGGAAATCGGCCGTTCCGACACGATGATTTATACGGTCGTCAGACCGATTGACGGCTCCATGCTGATGGTTTCGATTCCGCGCGATACGTACGTCGCTATTGTGGGCAAGAAGACGAAGGCAGGCAAGCAATGGGAAGATAAAATCACGCATGCCTACGCGTTCGGCGGTGCGAAAATGTCGGTTGAATCGGTGGAGAAGTTGTTTGGCGCGCCGGTGAACCATTATGCTACAATAAACTTCAAAGGCTTTCGCGACGTCATCGACGCTATGGGCGGCATCTCGCTTCCCATCACCGAAGATCTCGTCAATGACGACGCCGATCACGAGAAGTTCGTCGTGAAGGCCGGCAAGGATGTCTACAATGGCACGGAGGCGCTGAATTACGTTCGTTATCGGGAAGATGCAGGAGGCGATACAAGCCGCGCAGGACGCCACCAAGTGTTCTTGAATGCCATTATGAACAAAGCGTCAAACGTCAGTCAGTGGACCAAAATTCCGCAGTTAATGGACATCATGGGCGATAATTTCAGCACGGATTTAACGCCGGAACATATGATCGACCTTGCAAAAGGCATGCTGCAAAGCGACAATCGTACGATTTACAGCCATACGCTCAAAGGCGAAGGACATCGCAAGACGGCTCACGGCGCATGGTACTATTTTGCGGATGAAGAGGACTTGGCGAAAACCGACGCACTAATTGCGGCGTGGCTGAATCCAGCCGTCACGAAAGCAGAGCTGCCGCTTCCGGAGGAGTATCAGGCTAAAGTCAAGAAGCCGGTCTCGTCGTTGTCGGCGAAATCGACTGCGACTGGTGCATCCGCGAAGAAATAA
- a CDS encoding CBS domain-containing protein, with protein MNIAFFLLPKQEVVWLTMDATLRQSLERMEHHRYTAVPILDQAGVYAGTLTEGDLLWYMKNNPQITFDQTNKVKLSDVQMRLTNKAVQIDANMEDLVSLAKVQNFVPVVDDMNRFIGIVRRSDIIDYCEALIIKTINSQKEMAAG; from the coding sequence ATGAATATCGCATTTTTTCTATTACCGAAACAAGAAGTGGTGTGGCTGACGATGGATGCCACGCTGCGGCAGTCGCTCGAGCGAATGGAACATCACCGATATACGGCCGTGCCGATTCTGGATCAAGCCGGCGTTTATGCCGGAACGCTGACCGAAGGTGACCTGCTCTGGTATATGAAGAACAACCCGCAAATTACGTTCGATCAGACGAATAAGGTCAAGCTGTCCGATGTGCAGATGCGGTTGACCAACAAAGCCGTGCAAATTGACGCGAATATGGAGGATCTTGTCTCCTTGGCTAAAGTACAGAACTTCGTGCCGGTGGTTGACGATATGAACCGTTTCATCGGCATCGTACGCCGTAGCGACATCATTGATTATTGCGAAGCACTCATCATAAAAACGATAAATTCACAGAAGGAAATGGCTGCCGGTTAA
- a CDS encoding galactose ABC transporter substrate-binding protein — MNKKWIPMMVVGALAVTALSACGNSDNNSNGGGNAANGGGASGSVPKIGVAIYKFDDTFMTGVRNAITDAAKGVATVDIVDSQNAQPTQNDKVDLFVTKKYDAMAINPVDRTAASVIIDKAKAADIPVVFLNREPLADDMKKWDKVYYVGAKAEQSGTMEGELLADYWKAHPEMDKNKDGKLQYVMLTGEPGHQDAVLRTKFSIQALQDAGIQVEKIAEDTAMWDRVKAQDKMQTFLSANGDKIEAVLANNDDMALGAIEALKAAGYFKDNKFMPVVGVDATAAAQQALSDGTLLGTVLNDAKNQGKATVAVASVLAKGETPTKENVGYDITDGKYVWITYKKITKDNMSEAK; from the coding sequence ATGAACAAGAAATGGATTCCGATGATGGTCGTAGGAGCTTTGGCAGTAACTGCGCTTTCCGCTTGCGGCAATTCCGATAACAACAGCAACGGAGGCGGCAACGCTGCGAACGGCGGAGGAGCTTCCGGCAGCGTACCGAAAATCGGCGTGGCCATCTATAAATTCGATGATACATTCATGACCGGCGTTCGTAACGCAATCACGGATGCGGCAAAAGGCGTAGCAACCGTCGACATTGTCGACAGCCAGAACGCACAACCGACCCAGAACGATAAAGTCGACCTGTTCGTTACGAAGAAGTACGATGCGATGGCGATTAATCCAGTCGACCGCACTGCTGCAAGCGTCATCATCGACAAAGCGAAAGCAGCCGACATTCCGGTCGTCTTCCTGAACCGCGAGCCGCTCGCGGATGACATGAAGAAGTGGGACAAAGTTTACTACGTCGGTGCGAAAGCGGAGCAATCCGGCACGATGGAAGGCGAACTTCTTGCGGATTACTGGAAAGCCCATCCGGAGATGGATAAGAACAAGGACGGCAAACTCCAATACGTCATGCTGACGGGCGAGCCGGGTCACCAAGATGCCGTACTGCGCACGAAGTTCTCCATTCAAGCGCTGCAGGATGCCGGCATTCAAGTCGAGAAGATTGCCGAAGATACCGCTATGTGGGATCGCGTTAAGGCACAGGACAAAATGCAAACCTTCCTGTCCGCGAACGGCGACAAGATCGAAGCCGTTCTTGCGAACAACGACGATATGGCGCTCGGCGCAATCGAAGCGCTGAAGGCAGCCGGATATTTCAAAGACAACAAGTTCATGCCGGTTGTTGGCGTAGATGCTACGGCTGCGGCTCAGCAAGCGCTCTCCGACGGCACATTGCTTGGAACGGTGTTGAATGATGCCAAGAACCAAGGCAAAGCGACGGTAGCGGTAGCGAGCGTCCTCGCGAAAGGCGAAACGCCAACGAAAGAGAATGTAGGCTACGACATTACGGACGGCAAATATGTCTGGATCACGTACAAGAAAATTACAAAAGACAATATGAGCGAAGCGAAGTAA
- a CDS encoding DUF4870 domain-containing protein: MQAPRFAPDRSSTGIDPKIVGLLCYLGVFVTGLLFLALEKRSTFVKFHAMQSIMLSAALLVINIVLGFIPIIGWILGGLLAPVSFILWIALMLLALQGRWFKLPIIGDFAEQQASKF; encoded by the coding sequence ATGCAAGCACCGCGCTTTGCGCCGGATCGTTCATCCACTGGCATCGACCCGAAGATCGTCGGACTGCTCTGTTATTTGGGCGTCTTCGTCACGGGACTGTTGTTCCTTGCACTGGAGAAGCGCAGCACGTTCGTCAAATTCCACGCCATGCAGTCCATCATGCTGTCCGCGGCGCTGCTCGTCATTAATATTGTACTCGGCTTTATCCCGATTATCGGCTGGATTCTTGGCGGATTGCTAGCACCCGTGTCATTTATTTTATGGATTGCCTTAATGCTCCTTGCCCTGCAAGGCAGATGGTTTAAGCTGCCGATCATCGGCGACTTCGCCGAGCAGCAAGCCTCTAAGTTCTAG